Proteins encoded within one genomic window of Brassica rapa cultivar Chiifu-401-42 chromosome A09, CAAS_Brap_v3.01, whole genome shotgun sequence:
- the LOC103847977 gene encoding myrosinase: protein MKLHGLALIGFLIAVVSCKAIEECRENEPFTCGNTDQLSSKSFPKDFIFGVASAAYQVEGGRGRGLNVWDGFTHRYPEKGGSDHGNGDTTCESYTRWQKDIDIIDELNATGYRFSFAWSRIIPKGKVSRGVNKGGIEYYHKLLDGLIAKNITPFVTLYHWDLPQTLQDEYEGFLNRTVIDDFRDYADLCFKEFGGKVKNWITINQLYTVPTRGYAIGTDAPGRCSPAVDERCYGGNSSTEPYIVAHNQLLAHAAAVDVYRRKYKFQKGKIGPVMITRWFLPFDETDASRDAAERMKEFFLGWFMEPLTKGRYPDIMREIVGSRLPNFTEAEAELVAGSYDFLGLNYYTTQYAQAKPNPVTWANHTAMMDPGAKLTYNNSRGENLGPLFVKDEKNGNAYYYPKGIYYVMDYFKTKYSNPLIYITENGFSTPGEENRDKAIADSKRIDYLCSHLCFLRKVIREKGVNIKGYFAWALGDNYEFCKGFTVRFGLSYVNWTDLNDRNLKDSGKWYQSFINGTNKNPAKQYFRRPNLSFQNQKKKLADA, encoded by the exons ATGAAGCTTCATGGACTAGCCTTGATAGGTTTTCTAATTGCCGTGGTGAGTTGCAAAGCTATTGAGGAATGCCGAGAGAACGAGCCATTCACATGTGGAAACACTGATCAGTTAAGCAGTAAAAGTTTCCCAAAAGACTTCATATTCGGTGTTGCTTCTGCTGCTTACCAG GTGGAAGGGGGCAGAGGACGTGGTCTTAACGTTTGGGATGGCTTCACTCACCGATACCCAG AGAAGGGAGGATCCGATCATGGGAATGGAGACACTACTTGTGAGTCATATACGAGATGGCAG AAAGATATAGACATCATAGACGAACTCAATGCTACTGGCTACAGATTCTCATTTGCCTGGTCAAGAATCATTCCAA AAGGAAAGGTGAGTAGGGGAGTGAACAAAGGAGGTATCGAATACTACCACAAACTTCTAGATGGCCTCATCGCTAAGAATATAACCCCTTTTGTTACCCTCTATCACTGGGACCTTCCTCAAACACTGCAAGATGAGTATGAAGGTTTCTTGAACCGCACCGTCAT AGATGACTTTAGAGACTATGCGGATCTATGTTTCAAGGAATTTGGTGGAAAGGTGAAGAACTGGATCACGATCAACCAGCTGTACACAGTGCCTACGAGAGGCTATGCAATCGGAACAGATGCACCCGGTCGATGTTCTCCGGCGGTTGATGAGAGATGTTACGGCGGGAATTCTTCAACAGAACCATATATAGTTGCACATAACCAGCTTCTTGCTCATGCTGCGGCGGTCGATGTTTACAGGAGAAAATATAAG TTCCAAAAAGGGAAGATCGGACCAGTGATGATAACCAGATGGTTTCTTCCATTTGATGAGACTGATGCCAGCAGAGATGCAGCTGAGAGGATGAAAGAATTCTTCTTGGGATG GTTCATGGAGCCGCTAACAAAGGGTAGATACCCAGACATCATGAGGGAAATTGTGGGTAGTCGGCTTCCCAATTTCACGGAAGCAGAAGCGGAACTCGTTGCGGGTTCATATGATTTTCTTGGTCTCAACTACTACACCACTCAGTACGCCCAGGCAAAACCTAACCCAGTTACATGGGCAAATCACACTGCCATGATGGACCCAGGCGCAAAGCTCACAT ATAACAATTCACGTGGTGAAAATCTTGGTCCACTG TTCGTTAAAGACGAAAAAAACGGGAATGCCTATTACTACCCAAAAGGCATCTATTACGTTATGGACTACTTCAAAACCAAATACAGTAACCCTTTGATCTATATCACTGAGAACG GATTTAGTACTCCCGGTGAAGAAAACCGTGACAAAGCTATTGCTGATTCCAAGCGGATCGATTATCTCTGCAGTCATCTATGTTTTCTCCGCAAGGTCATCAG GGAGAAGGGTGTCAACATAAAAGGATACTTTGCATGGGCTCTTGGAGATAATTATGAATTCTGCAAAGGTTTTACCGTTAGATTCGGACTTAGTTACGTTAACTGGACAGACCTCAATGATAGAAATCTCAAAGACTCTGGCAAATGGTACCAAAGCTTTATTAACGGTACCAATAAGAACCCTGCCAAACAATATTTCCGCCGCCCAAACCTCTCCTTCCAgaaccagaagaagaagctcgCAGATGCATGA
- the LOC103847979 gene encoding uncharacterized protein LOC103847979, with translation MGSESDQCSSRFNTMEVKSLIYQKIGHSRANSYFHHLGNFLTSRISKSEFDKLCIKTIGREHVPLHNRLLRSILKNATVANSPPPPRFLKKSDSAFPRKCRSRKFRDRPSPLGPLGKPQSITTTNDESLSKAQRLPMEEGEEVEQSVESRRSPLTALTAPLGVSMTGARKFVCRKGETCQNSGELPDAMTLKSRLEKKLEMEGVTLSIDSADVLNSGLDAFITRLIKPCLSLVGQKRVSMSDLRAAMELNPRVLGEDWAIHLEKICSRASDEE, from the coding sequence ATGGGGTCAGAATCAGATCAATGCTCTTCCAGATTCAATACCATGGAGGTCAAATCTctcatttaccaaaaaatcgGACACTCGAGAGCTAACAGTTACTTCCACCACCTTGGTAACTTCCTCACCTCGAGGATAAGCAAGTCCGAGTTCGACAAGCTTTGTATCAAGACCATCGGTAGAGAACACGTCCCTCTTCACAACCGTTTGCTACGTTCCATCCTCAAGAACGCAACCGTTGCTaactctcctccaccaccaaGATTTCTCAAGAAATCTGATTCTGCATTCCCTCGAAAGTGCAGGTCGAGGAAGTTTAGAGACAGGCCGAGTCCGCTTGGTCCGCTCGGGAAGCCTCAAAGCATCACCACGACTAATGACGAGTCCTTGTCCAAGGCACAGAGACTTCCAatggaagaaggagaagaggttGAACAGAGTGTAGAGAGCCGAAGAAGCCCCTTGACCGCGCTGACGGCGCCGCTTGGTGTTTCCATGACCGGAGCAAGAAAGTTTGTTTGCAGAAAGGGTGAGACTTGTCAAAACAGCGGCGAGCTTCCTGATGCAATGACCTTGAAGAGTAGGCTAGAGAAGAAACTGGAGATGGAAGGGGTAACGTTGTCAATAGACTCTGCTGATGTTTTGAATAGCGGGTTGGATGCGTTTATCACAAGGCTGATAAAGCCTTGTTTGAGTTTGGTCGGACAAAAACGAGTTTCGATGTCGGATTTGCGCGCTGCAATGGAGTTGAATCCAAGGGTTCTTGGAGAGGATTGGGCTATACATCTAGAGAAAATCTGTTCTCGTGCTTCTGATGAGGAGTAA
- the LOC103847978 gene encoding protein SYM1: MSLALFRKVTNDAARLIRRNAAAEDPFGKTSLALSNLRRLQSRPQFLGRGKQTGHPPPPPPPSSSSVGFVGWYLGMVKSRPVLTKSVTSSLIYIAADLSSQTIAKESSDSYDLVRTARMGGYGLCVLGPTLHCWFNFMSRLLPRQDFITTFKKMAMGNIIYGPIMMVTFFSLNALLQGEGGSDIVARLKRDFVPAMRNCVMYWPICDFITFKFFPVHLQPLVSNGFSYLWTIYMTYMGNRKKPDAISS, from the exons ATGAGCCTGGCATTGTTCAGAAAAGTCACCAACGACGCCGCACGGCTCATACGGCGGAACGCGGCGGCGGAAGATCCTTTTGGTAAAACCAGCCTTGCTCTTTCGAACCTTAGGCGACTTCAATCGAGGCCTCAGTTTCTTGGGAGAGGAAAGCAAACCGGGCacccacctcctcctcctcctccttcctccTCGTCTGTTGGCTTCGTGGGATGGTATCTTGGTATGGTGAAGTCACGCCCCGTTCTGACCAAAAGCGTCACGTCTTCTCTTATCTACATTGCCGCCGATTTGTCTTCTCAG ACCATTGCGAAAGAATCTTCAGACTCTTATGACTTAGTGAGAACAGCAAGGATGGGTGGATATGGTCTATGTGTCTTGGGTCCAACACTTCACTGTTGGTTCAATTTTATGTCGAGACTCTTGCCCAGACAGGATTTCATCACAACGTTTAAGAAAATGGCCATGGGGAATATAATCTACGGGCCTATTATGATGGTGACTTTCTTCTCATTGAATGCGTTACTACAGG GTGAAGGCGGATCAGATATAGTTGCCAGATTGAAAAGGGACTTTGTCCCTGCGATGCGAAACTGTGTCATGTATTGGCCTATATGTGATTTTATAACATTCAAGTTCTTCCCCGTTCATTTACAG CCTCTTGTAAGCAACGGGTTTTCCTATTTGTGGACAATCTACATGACTTACATGGGAAACCGTAAAAAGCCAGACGCTATTTCAAGCTGA
- the LOC103847981 gene encoding PXMP2/4 family protein 4 has translation MSGALFRNAAAQLIRRNAAASDPFVKTGTRLQSRPYLRSNQPLGRPKQTRIPPPPSSGFCSSSSSSAGLVGWYLGMVKSRPVLTKGITSSLIYIAADLSSQTITKEKASSESYDLVRTARMGAYGLLILGPVQHQWFGFMSRLFPKQDFITSFKKVAMGQTVYGPTIMVIFLSFNALLQGEGGSDILARLKRDLLPVMLNCVMYWPVCDFITFKFFPVHLQPLVSNSFSYVWSIYMTYMGNREKPAVISS, from the exons ATGAGCGGAGCCTTGTTCAGAAACGCCGCCGCCCAGCTGATACGGCGGAACGCGGCGGCATCAGATCCGTTTGTCAAAACCGGAACAAGATTGCAATCGAGGCCTTATCTCCGCTCGAATCAGCCTCTCGGGAGACCAAAACAAACAAGAATCCCACCTCCTCCTTCCTCTGGTTTCTGTTCATCCTCTTCCTCCTCGGCTGGTTTGGTGGGATGGTATCTTGGCATGGTGAAATCACGCCCCGTCCTCACCAAAGGAATCACCTCTTCCCTTATTTACATCGCCGCCGATTTGTCCTCTCAG ACCATTACGAAGGAGAAAGCTTCTTCAGAGTCGTACGACCTTGTAAGAACAGCAAGAATGGGAGCATACGGTCTACTTATATTGGGTCCTGTACAGCACCAATGGTTCGGTTTCATGTCAAGACTCTTTCCTAAACAAGATTTCATCACATCGTTTAAGAAAGTGGCCATGGGACAGACCGTCTACGGGCCTACCATTATGGTTATTTTCTTATCGTTCAACGCGTTACTACAGG GTGAAGGTGGTTCTGATATACTTGCTCGATTGAAAAGGGACCTTCTTCCCGTGATGTTGAACTGTGTCATGTATTGGCCTGTTTGTGATTTTATAACTTTCAAGTTCTTCCCCGTTCATTTACAG CCTCTTGTAAGCAATTCATTTTCGTATGTGTGGTCCATCTACATGACTTACATGGGAAATCGTGAAAAACCAGCCGTAATTTCAAGCTGA
- the LOC103847982 gene encoding classical arabinogalactan protein 9: protein MGRQFVIVAICIVLVAGVGGQAPSSPPTATPAPPTPTTPPPAATPPPVSSPPPVTTSPPPATTAPPPATPPPVATPPPATPPPVATPPPVATPPPATPPPVATPPPAPLASPPAQVPALAPTTKPDAPSSSPLSSPPSPATDAPGPSIESLSPGPSTDSNDQNGATKTVSSLVLGSVLVWFMI from the exons ATGGGTCGGCAATTTGTTATCGTTGCGATCTGCATCGTCCTCGTCGCCGGCGTCGGAGGTCAAGCTCCGTCTTCACCACCAACAGCTACACCAGCACCACCGACTCCAACCACTCCCCCACCAGCAGCAACTCCTCCTCCTGTCTCATCTCCTCCACCAGTCACCACTTCGCCTCCTCCAGCCACCACCGCTCCTCCTCCGGCTACTCCTCCTCCCGTCGCTACCCCTCCTCCAGCAACTCCTCCTCCCGTCGCTACCCCTCCTCCCGTTGCTACCCCTCCTCCAGCAACTCCTCCTCCCGTCGCTACTCCTCCTCCAGCTCCTCTTGCATCTCCTCCCGCTCAGGTTCCGGCTCTTGCTCCGACTACGAAGCCAGACGCTCCTTCTTCATCGCCGTTGTCTAGCCCACCTTCTCCGGCGACTGATGCTCCGGGACCGAGCATCGAGTCGCTCTCTCCAGGACCTTCCACTGATTCAAATGACCAG AATGGTGCAACCAAGACGGTTTCGAGCTTGGTACTTGGATCTGTTCTCGTTTGGTTTATGATCTAA